A window from Apteryx mantelli isolate bAptMan1 chromosome 15, bAptMan1.hap1, whole genome shotgun sequence encodes these proteins:
- the PCLAF gene encoding PCNA-associated factor isoform X1 codes for MVRTKADCGGTYRKVVAARAPRKVLGSSSVNAGPSQPPPAKRAEGRHAGGNPVCVRPTPAWQRGIGEFLRRPQKENQAPGSEAAGSSGVARPAARARPLPPDPTEDGTSSEEE; via the exons ATGGTGCGCACCAAGGCGGACTGCGGCGGGACCTACCGGAAAG TGGTGGCCGCCCGCGCTCCCCGGAAGGTGCTGGGCTCCAGCAGCGTCAACGCGGGCCCGTCGCAGCCGCCGCCCGCCAAGAGag CCGAGGGCCGCCATGCGGGGGGCAACCCGGTGTGCGTGAGGCCGACGCCCGCCTGGCAGCGGGGCATCGGCGAGTTCCTGCGGCGGCCGCAGAAGGAGAACCAGGCGCCgggcagcgaggcggcggggagcagcggggTGGCGCGGCCCGCCGCGCG AGCTCGCCCCCTGCCACCAGATCCTACAGAAGATGGCACGTCGTCTGAAGAAGAGTAG
- the PCLAF gene encoding PCNA-associated factor isoform X2, with amino-acid sequence MVRTKADCGGTYRKVVAARAPRKVLGSSSVNAGPSQPPPAKRELAPCHQILQKMARRLKKSRYDPSLTLIIDCASPVLELVFVQLYIFLSLCSAIV; translated from the exons ATGGTGCGCACCAAGGCGGACTGCGGCGGGACCTACCGGAAAG TGGTGGCCGCCCGCGCTCCCCGGAAGGTGCTGGGCTCCAGCAGCGTCAACGCGGGCCCGTCGCAGCCGCCGCCCGCCAAGAGag AGCTCGCCCCCTGCCACCAGATCCTACAGAAGATGGCACGTCGTCTGAAGAAGAGTAGATATGATCCTAGCCTGACTTTAATAATAGACTGCGCGTCTCCTGTGCTTGAGCTGGTCTTTGTACAGttgtatatttttttaagcttatgtTCAGCTATTGTATAG